A single region of the Vidua macroura isolate BioBank_ID:100142 chromosome 12, ASM2450914v1, whole genome shotgun sequence genome encodes:
- the ACSBG1 gene encoding long-chain-fatty-acid--CoA ligase ACSBG1 isoform X6, giving the protein MFKESLEKYGSLNALASKKNGKWEKITFSEYYCLSRKAAKSFLKLGLERFHSVAILGFNSPEWFISAVGAIFAGGIVTGIYTTNSPEACHYIAHDSKTDIMVVENQKQLDKIMQIWNRLPHLKAVVLYKDSIAERHPNLYTMEEFLELGDDVSDSTLDDIINSQKPNQCCVLIYTSGTTGKPKGAMLSHDNITWTSAHCSRAGGMQPAEVQQESIVSYLPLSHIAAQIYDLWTGIKWGEQVYFAEPDALKGSLINTLKEVQPTSHMGVPRVWEKIMEKLKDASAQSGFMKKKMLSWAMSLSLEKNLNGSNSSDLKQLWTRLADYLVLAKIRSALGLSSCQKHFSGAAPLNTETLYFFLGLNITLYEAYGMSETTGPHCLSGPYIYRQHSCGKPASGCRVKLADKDTEGNGEICFWGRTVFMGYLNMEDRTKEVFDEEGWLHSGDLGKLDKDGFLYVTGRIKDLIITAGGENVPPIPIEDAVKKELPIVSNAMVIGDKKKFLSMFLTLKSVLDPDTSDPTDILTEQARDFCQRSGSKATKVSEIVATRDQATYRAIQEGIDRVNSTATNRVHCIQKWIVLPRDFSISGGELAPSCLCGCNLTYHTCFSLSAFICAERGPCSSQQALQ; this is encoded by the exons ATGTTCAAGGAGAGCCTGGAAAAATATGGATCCCTTAATGCTTTGGCCAgcaaaaagaatggaaaatgggagaaaataactttttcagaATATTATTGCCTCTCTAGGAAAGCAGCCAAGAGCTTCTTGAAG cttGGTCTTGAACGATTCCATAGTGTAGCAATCCTTGGATTTAATTCTCCAGAATGGTTCATCTCAGCTGTTGGAGCTATTTTTGCTGG AGGAATTGTCACAGGAATATATACAACTAATTCTCCAGAGGCCTGTCACTACATTGCCCATGACAGCAAGACTGATATCATGGTTGTGGAAAATCAGAAACAGCTGGACAAGATAATGCAG aTCTGGAATCGATTGCCCCACCTGAAGGCTGTGGTGCTATATAAGGACTCCATTGCAGAGAGACATCCAAATTTGTACACG ATGGAAGAGTTTCTGGAGCTGGGAGATGACGTCTCTGACAGTACTTTGGATGACATTATTAACTCCCAAAAGCCAAATCAGTGCTGTGTTCTGATCTACACCTCCGGAACAACTGGGAAGCCAAAAGGAGCCATGCTGAGTCATGACAAC atAACTTGGACATCAGCCcattgcagcagagcaggaggtaTGCAACCTGCAGAGGTCCAGCAGGAATCTATAGTCAGTTATCTCCCACTCAGCCACATAGCTGCACAGATCTATGACCTGTGGACTGGAATCAAATGGGGAGAGCAAGTTTACTTTGCTGAGCCAGATGCTCTGAAG GGCAGCTTGATCAACACACTAAAAGAAGTGCAGCCAACATCTCACATGGGAGTTCCCCGAGTATGGGAGAAAATCATGGAGAAGTTAAAGGATGCTTCTGCTCAGTCAGgatttatgaaaaagaaaatgctttcctGGGCTATGTCACTTAGCTTAGAGAAGAACCTGAATGGCTCAAACAG CAGTGATCTAAAGCAGCTCTGGACAAGATTAGCAGACTACTTAGTGCTTGCAAAAATCCGTAGTGCACTGGGGCTTTCTTCCTGTCAGAAGCACTtttctggtgctgctcctcTCAATACAGAAACACTGTATTTCTTCTTGGGTCTGAACATCACCCTGTATGAGGCCTATGGGATGAGTGAGACCACAGGCCCACATTGCCTGTCTGGGCCTTACATTTACAGGCAGCACAg CTGTGGTAAACCAGCATCTGGATGCAGAGTGAAACTGGCGGACAAAGATACAGAAGGCAATGGAGAAATCTGTTTCTGGGGAAGGACTGTTTTCATGGGTTATTTAAATATGGAAGACAGAACAAAAGAAGTCTTTGATGAGGAGGGGTGGCTGCATTCTGGAGATTTAGGAAAGCTAGACAAGGATGGCTTTCTCTATGTCACTGGAAGAATTAAAG ATTTGATTATTACAGCTGGAGGGGAAAATGTGCCTCCAATTCCAATCGAAGATGCTGTTAAAAAAGAACTCCCAATTGTTAGTAATGCTATGGTGATTGGAGATAAGAAGAAGTTTTTGTCAATGTTCCTGACCCTAAAG AGTGTGCTGGACCCAGATACATCTGATCCTACTGACATTCTCACAGAGCAAGCCAGAGACTTCTGCCAGAGGAGTGGTAGTAAAGCCACCAAAGTGTCCGAGATTGTAGCTACAAGAGACCAGGCGACCTACAGAGCCATCCAGGAGGGAATCGACAGAGTCAACAGCACTGCTACCAACAGGGTTCACTGCATTCAGAAATGGATTGTCCTGCCAAgagatttttccatttctggggGAGAACTAG ctccctcatGCTTATGTGGATGCAACCTCACATATCACACTTGCTTCTCACTTTCAGCATTTATCTGTGCTGAGAGGGGCCCATGTTCTTCCCAACAGGCTCTTCAATAA